In one Streptomyces marincola genomic region, the following are encoded:
- a CDS encoding GcvT family protein, with protein sequence MAARADTRVVIIGAGIVGCALADELTARGLREVTVLDRGPLFAGPGSSYHAPGLVFATSPAKVLSDFARYTIDKYRSLGCFSPVGGLEVATTPERLADLARRAGLAASWGIEAERVSARRCAELWPLLGADRVLGGLHTPRDGLADAALACRLQAERAMARGATFHGGHTVTGIERGPDGAVVAVRTDRGDFPADAVVSAAGFWGPVVGAMAGVPVPLLPLAHQYARTGPVPGLDPDARLPILRHQDRDLYVRQHGDALGIGSYGHRPMPVDPFTLTASELPFSAEEFAPAWRDAAELLPALGGPGPASGFDGVFSFTPDGMPLLGQVREVPGLWLAEAVWVTHSAGAARAVAQWLAEGRPATDTHLCDVHRFTGAQLSPAYVADRGAQSFVEVYDIIHPLDPPARPRPLRVGPFHVKHRELGAHQLEYAGWERPQWFEANAPLAEALPPGAVPPRDAWAARHWSPIAAAEALATRERVALFDMTPLTRLEVTGPGALAFLRRMTTGRVDRGPGSVGYALLLDHAGGVRSDITVARLARDHWQIGCNGPLDLDWLLRHAPTDGSVAVRDITPGTCCLGVWGPLARELVAPLADADVSHEAFGYFTARRLHIGHVPVTAMRLSYVGELGWELYTTADLGPLLWDTLWRAGQRLGVLAAGRAAFTSLRLEKGYRAWGVDMTTEHDPYEAGIGFALRPGDRDFIGGAALAGRSEATARRRLACLTLDDPAAIVLGGEPVYAADEPARPAGYVTSAGYGHTVGRAIAYAWLPAALAVPGTGTHVAYFGERLAATVRAEPLLDPELSRIRR encoded by the coding sequence ATGGCAGCGAGGGCGGACACGCGCGTCGTCATCATCGGCGCGGGCATCGTCGGCTGCGCGCTCGCCGACGAGCTGACCGCCCGCGGCCTGCGGGAGGTCACGGTGCTCGACCGGGGCCCGCTGTTCGCCGGGCCGGGCTCCAGCTACCACGCGCCGGGCCTGGTGTTCGCCACCAGTCCGGCCAAGGTGCTCTCCGACTTCGCCCGCTACACCATCGACAAGTACCGGTCGCTCGGCTGCTTCTCGCCGGTCGGCGGCCTTGAGGTCGCCACCACGCCGGAACGCCTCGCGGACCTCGCGCGCCGGGCCGGGCTCGCCGCGTCCTGGGGCATCGAGGCCGAACGGGTCAGCGCGCGGCGCTGCGCCGAACTGTGGCCGCTGCTCGGCGCGGACCGCGTGCTCGGCGGGCTGCACACGCCGCGCGACGGCCTGGCCGACGCGGCCCTGGCCTGCCGCCTCCAGGCCGAACGCGCGATGGCGCGCGGCGCGACGTTCCACGGCGGGCACACGGTGACCGGCATCGAACGCGGCCCGGACGGCGCGGTGGTCGCGGTGCGCACCGACCGGGGGGACTTTCCGGCCGACGCGGTGGTCTCGGCCGCCGGGTTCTGGGGGCCGGTCGTCGGTGCGATGGCCGGGGTGCCGGTGCCGCTGCTGCCGCTGGCCCACCAGTACGCCAGGACCGGCCCGGTACCCGGGCTCGACCCGGACGCGCGGCTGCCGATCCTGCGGCACCAGGACCGCGACCTGTACGTGCGGCAGCACGGCGACGCCCTCGGCATCGGCTCCTACGGGCACCGGCCCATGCCGGTCGACCCGTTCACCCTGACCGCGTCGGAACTGCCATTCAGTGCGGAGGAGTTCGCGCCCGCCTGGCGGGACGCGGCCGAGCTGTTACCCGCGCTCGGCGGTCCCGGGCCGGCGAGCGGGTTCGACGGCGTGTTCTCGTTCACGCCCGACGGCATGCCGCTGCTCGGGCAGGTCCGCGAGGTGCCGGGGCTCTGGCTGGCCGAGGCGGTGTGGGTGACGCACTCGGCGGGCGCCGCCCGCGCCGTCGCGCAGTGGCTGGCCGAGGGCAGGCCGGCCACCGATACGCACCTGTGCGACGTGCACCGGTTCACCGGCGCCCAGCTCTCGCCCGCCTACGTCGCGGACCGGGGGGCGCAGAGCTTCGTCGAGGTGTACGACATCATCCACCCGCTCGACCCGCCCGCGCGGCCGAGGCCGCTGCGGGTCGGGCCGTTCCACGTGAAACATCGCGAACTGGGCGCTCACCAGCTGGAATACGCCGGCTGGGAGCGCCCGCAGTGGTTCGAGGCGAACGCGCCGCTGGCCGAGGCGCTGCCGCCCGGCGCCGTCCCGCCGCGCGACGCGTGGGCCGCGCGGCACTGGTCGCCGATCGCGGCGGCCGAGGCGCTGGCCACGCGGGAACGGGTCGCGCTGTTCGACATGACGCCGCTGACCCGGCTTGAGGTCACGGGCCCGGGCGCGCTCGCGTTCCTGCGCCGCATGACCACAGGGCGCGTGGACCGCGGGCCGGGCTCGGTCGGCTACGCGCTGCTGCTCGACCACGCGGGCGGTGTGCGGTCCGACATCACCGTCGCCCGGCTGGCCCGGGACCACTGGCAGATCGGCTGCAACGGGCCCCTCGACCTGGACTGGCTCCTGCGGCACGCGCCGACGGACGGCTCGGTCGCCGTCCGCGACATCACGCCGGGCACCTGCTGCCTGGGCGTGTGGGGCCCGCTGGCCCGCGAGCTGGTCGCGCCGCTGGCCGACGCGGACGTCTCGCACGAGGCGTTCGGCTACTTCACCGCGCGCCGGCTGCACATCGGGCACGTCCCGGTGACGGCCATGCGGCTGAGCTACGTCGGTGAGCTGGGCTGGGAGCTGTACACCACGGCCGACCTCGGGCCGCTGCTGTGGGACACCCTGTGGCGGGCCGGGCAGCGCCTCGGCGTGCTCGCCGCGGGCCGCGCCGCGTTCACCAGCCTGCGGCTGGAGAAGGGCTACCGGGCCTGGGGGGTCGACATGACCACGGAGCACGACCCGTACGAGGCCGGCATCGGCTTCGCCCTCCGGCCCGGTGACCGCGACTTCATCGGCGGGGCCGCGCTCGCGGGCCGTTCGGAGGCGACGGCGCGGCGGCGGCTGGCGTGCCTCACGCTCGACGACCCGGCGGCGATCGTCCTGGGCGGCGAACCGGTGTACGCGGCCGACGAGCCCGCGCGGCCCGCCGGGTACGTCACCAGCGCCGGCTACGGGCACACCGTCGGCCGCGCCATCGCCTACGCCTGGCTGCCGGCCGCCCTCGCCGTGCCGGGCACCGGCACGCACGTCGCCTACTTCGGCGAACGGCTCGCCGCGACCGTGCGCGCCGAGCCGCTGCTCGACCCGGAGCTGTCCCGCATCCGGCGCTGA
- the solA gene encoding N-methyl-L-tryptophan oxidase: MASGYDVIVLGLGGMGSAAADHLAARGARVLGLEQFGPVHDRGSSHGGSRITRQSYFEGPAYVPLLLRAYELYERLARDADREIALLCGGLMIGRPDSRTVAGSVRSATAWDLPHEMLDAREIRARFPTLAPADDEVALFERRAGLLRPEATVAAQLELAAAAGAELRFEEPVTAWEALPGGRGVRVTTPDGVYTAGHLVVCPGAWAPRQLADLGVPFTVERQIMYWFEPEGGTAPFEPDRHPVYVWEAPEGTQIYGFPALDGPGGGAKVAFFRQGIPCTPETIDRTVHPEEVAEMAAFAGARLPALPGRLLRAVTCMYTTTPDEHFVIAPHPAHAAVTVACGFSGHGFKFVPVVGEILADLALTGSTPHPIELFSPGRLGGRQT; this comes from the coding sequence ATGGCTTCCGGATACGACGTCATCGTGCTGGGCCTGGGCGGCATGGGCAGCGCCGCCGCCGACCACCTGGCCGCGCGCGGCGCCCGCGTGCTCGGCCTCGAACAGTTCGGCCCGGTCCACGACCGGGGTTCCAGCCACGGCGGCTCCCGCATCACCCGGCAGTCGTACTTCGAGGGCCCCGCCTACGTGCCGCTGCTGCTGCGCGCCTACGAGCTGTACGAACGGCTCGCGCGGGACGCGGACCGCGAGATCGCGCTGCTGTGCGGTGGGCTGATGATCGGGCGCCCCGACAGCCGCACCGTGGCCGGCAGCGTCCGCTCGGCCACCGCGTGGGACCTGCCGCACGAGATGCTGGACGCGCGCGAGATCCGCGCCCGGTTCCCCACGCTCGCGCCGGCCGACGACGAGGTCGCGCTGTTCGAGCGGCGGGCCGGGCTGCTGCGCCCCGAGGCGACGGTCGCCGCACAGCTTGAGCTGGCCGCGGCGGCGGGCGCCGAGCTGCGCTTCGAGGAGCCGGTCACCGCCTGGGAGGCGCTGCCTGGCGGGCGCGGCGTCCGCGTCACCACGCCGGACGGCGTGTACACCGCGGGGCACCTGGTGGTCTGCCCCGGCGCGTGGGCGCCGCGCCAGCTGGCCGACCTCGGCGTGCCGTTCACCGTCGAGCGGCAGATCATGTACTGGTTCGAACCCGAGGGCGGCACCGCGCCGTTCGAGCCGGACCGGCACCCCGTGTACGTGTGGGAGGCCCCCGAGGGCACGCAGATCTACGGCTTCCCCGCGCTCGACGGTCCCGGCGGCGGCGCCAAGGTGGCGTTCTTCCGCCAGGGCATCCCCTGCACCCCGGAGACGATCGACCGCACGGTGCACCCGGAGGAGGTGGCCGAGATGGCCGCGTTCGCCGGGGCGCGGCTGCCCGCCCTGCCGGGGCGGCTGCTGCGGGCGGTCACCTGCATGTACACCACGACTCCCGACGAGCACTTCGTGATCGCCCCGCACCCGGCGCACGCGGCGGTCACCGTGGCCTGCGGCTTCTCCGGGCACGGTTTCAAGTTCGTCCCCGTCGTCGGCGAGATCCTCGCCGACCTGGCCCTCACGGGCAGCACGCCCCACCCCATCGAGCTGTTCAGCCCGGGCCGGTTGGGAGGCCGGCAGACATGA
- a CDS encoding aromatic ring-hydroxylating oxygenase subunit alpha, whose product MTTTPITATGLLPTLPGPAYTDPETFRREQERIFEARWFCAVRAGDLLTPGSFRTVTVGRENVLVTRGRDGALRAFLNVCRHRGARLCTEESGQVRRTFRCPYHAWTYAPDGRLVAAPNLKDLPGLDRSAHGLIGVALREWLGYAWVCLADEPPSFDETVIGSVSARLGDDRAVERYRPADLVLGRRVTYDVRANWKLIVENFMECYHCATIHPELVQVLPEFAGGWAAQAAVGHGAAFAPDVEGFTVDGSGGFGRLPGLADEQDRRYFATTIRPQVFVNLVPDHVIVHRMFPLAPDRTRVECDWLYAADVIDGGADVSASVELFHRVNEQDFAACERTQPAMHSRAYAAGGVLVPTEHHITEFHHWVTSLLA is encoded by the coding sequence ATGACGACGACGCCGATCACCGCGACCGGGCTGCTTCCCACGCTGCCGGGTCCCGCGTACACCGACCCCGAGACGTTCCGGCGCGAGCAGGAACGGATCTTCGAGGCGCGCTGGTTCTGCGCCGTGCGCGCCGGCGACCTGCTGACGCCGGGCTCGTTCCGCACCGTCACCGTGGGCCGCGAGAACGTGCTGGTCACGCGCGGGCGCGACGGCGCGCTGCGCGCGTTCCTCAACGTGTGCAGGCACCGGGGCGCCCGGTTGTGCACCGAGGAGTCGGGGCAGGTGCGGCGCACCTTCCGCTGCCCCTACCACGCGTGGACCTACGCGCCGGACGGGCGGCTGGTGGCCGCGCCGAACCTCAAGGACCTGCCGGGCCTCGACCGGTCCGCCCACGGCCTGATCGGTGTGGCGCTGCGGGAGTGGCTCGGCTACGCGTGGGTGTGCCTCGCGGACGAGCCGCCCTCGTTCGACGAAACGGTCATCGGCTCGGTCAGCGCGCGCCTGGGCGACGACCGGGCCGTCGAACGCTACCGGCCCGCCGACCTCGTGCTCGGCCGCCGCGTCACCTACGACGTGCGGGCCAACTGGAAGCTGATCGTCGAGAACTTCATGGAGTGCTACCACTGCGCCACCATCCACCCCGAACTGGTGCAGGTGCTCCCGGAGTTCGCCGGGGGCTGGGCGGCGCAGGCCGCCGTGGGCCACGGGGCCGCGTTCGCGCCGGACGTGGAGGGCTTCACCGTGGACGGCAGCGGCGGCTTCGGCCGGCTGCCCGGGCTCGCCGATGAGCAGGACCGGCGCTACTTCGCGACCACGATCAGGCCGCAGGTGTTCGTCAACCTCGTGCCCGACCACGTGATCGTGCACCGCATGTTCCCGCTGGCACCCGACCGGACGCGGGTGGAGTGCGACTGGCTGTACGCGGCCGACGTGATCGACGGCGGCGCGGACGTGTCGGCGTCCGTCGAGCTGTTCCACCGGGTGAACGAGCAGGACTTCGCGGCGTGCGAACGCACCCAGCCCGCGATGCACTCGCGCGCCTACGCGGCGGGCGGCGTGCTGGTGCCGACCGAGCACCACATCACCGAGTTCCACCACTGGGTGACCTCTCTGCTGGCCTGA
- a CDS encoding TVP38/TMEM64 family protein has translation MEAPVAVNAEERAEERAERRARAAPRAGRRAAWPRLALLALLLALAAGAAFAAGGDAVPGTGSWPLFVAGYALGTLAFVPKPALTAAAGAAFGAVSGIAVAAAGTALGALLAFGAARLLGRDAVGPLLTRHRATAALEERLARRPFTGVLVLRLVPVMPFAAVNLGAGVCRVGWLPFTAATLIGTLPGNAAYALAGAAATAPASPALWSAAAVALALTACAALWRRRRLRAAG, from the coding sequence GTGGAGGCCCCCGTAGCCGTGAACGCCGAGGAGCGCGCCGAGGAGCGCGCGGAACGCCGGGCCCGCGCGGCGCCGCGCGCCGGCCGCCGCGCGGCGTGGCCGCGCCTCGCCCTGCTGGCGCTGCTGCTCGCGCTCGCGGCCGGCGCGGCGTTCGCGGCCGGCGGCGACGCGGTGCCGGGCACGGGCTCCTGGCCGCTGTTCGTCGCCGGGTACGCGCTCGGCACGCTGGCGTTCGTGCCCAAACCCGCGCTCACGGCGGCGGCGGGCGCCGCGTTCGGCGCGGTGTCCGGCATCGCGGTCGCCGCCGCGGGCACCGCGCTCGGCGCGCTGCTCGCCTTCGGCGCGGCGCGCCTGCTCGGCCGGGACGCGGTGGGCCCGCTGCTGACCCGGCACCGGGCCACGGCCGCGCTCGAAGAACGGCTGGCGCGGCGGCCGTTCACCGGCGTGCTCGTGCTGCGGCTGGTGCCGGTCATGCCGTTCGCCGCGGTCAACCTCGGCGCGGGGGTGTGCCGGGTGGGCTGGCTGCCGTTCACCGCGGCGACCCTCATCGGCACGCTGCCGGGGAACGCGGCCTACGCGCTCGCGGGCGCCGCCGCGACCGCCCCGGCCTCGCCCGCCCTGTGGTCGGCCGCCGCGGTGGCGCTCGCGCTGACCGCCTGCGCCGCCCTGTGGCGGCGCAGGCGGCTGCGCGCGGCCGGCTGA
- a CDS encoding AfsR/SARP family transcriptional regulator has translation MLQSALLGPMEIRVNGQLRTPSAPMARRVLAVLLTHVDRVAPTELLIDELWGEHPPMRARKTVQTYIYQLRKLLSDDGGSARDPGPVERHAHGYRLSLGGGRLDLSEFQESLRQGREALGRGQASDGAEALRRGLELWRGAALEDVEMGPVLAAQAAKLENLRLRALEQRIAADLARGLHHSLLEEIRDLTYAHPLHEEFCAQLMMAAERCGQRGEALAAYARLHRAMVEQLGLEPSERLQRLQRGALTGEERRAEAPAGPRARPARPAAAPFQLPPALRDFVGRRGEIDRVERAVRGVGSSSGVRIVTVTGGPGVGKTEVALQVAHRLQGDFPDGQLGVRLHGEDGAARHPAETLEGLLTAAGFDRRSLPHRADDLAAMFRGWAAARRFLLLLDDAAGSDQVLPLLPAGADNVVIVTSRCRFAELPGAVTPVELGPMPQPEALRLLTRVVGAERAGREPEAAAAVAARCEGMPAAIRAVGSRIAAWPSRGLADFAARLDDERQRLEELSSPHLNVRRYLIQSAARLPRGAREVLTELSRTEETDVTVAYLARRLHRSAGSIERSVELLADCHMLTPLPRDGRHVLRVAPLFRLALALGAPEQRSEPAPAGRDMMLRYSARARPVRRLAPLRSALRGA, from the coding sequence ATGTTGCAGTCTGCCCTGCTGGGGCCGATGGAGATCCGCGTCAACGGACAGCTGAGAACGCCGAGCGCGCCCATGGCCCGCCGGGTGCTCGCCGTGCTCCTGACGCACGTGGACCGCGTGGCCCCCACCGAACTGCTGATCGACGAGCTGTGGGGGGAGCACCCGCCCATGCGGGCGCGCAAGACCGTCCAGACCTACATCTACCAGTTACGCAAGCTGCTCAGCGACGACGGCGGTTCGGCCCGGGACCCGGGCCCGGTGGAGCGGCACGCGCACGGCTACCGGCTCTCGCTCGGCGGCGGCCGGCTGGATCTGAGCGAGTTCCAGGAGTCCCTGCGCCAGGGGCGCGAGGCGCTGGGGCGCGGCCAGGCGAGCGACGGAGCGGAGGCGCTGCGGCGCGGCCTCGAACTGTGGCGCGGCGCCGCGCTCGAAGACGTGGAGATGGGGCCCGTCCTGGCCGCCCAGGCCGCCAAGCTGGAGAACCTGCGGCTGCGCGCCCTGGAGCAGCGCATCGCCGCCGACCTCGCGCGGGGCCTGCACCACTCGCTGCTTGAGGAGATCAGGGACCTCACCTACGCGCACCCGCTGCACGAGGAGTTCTGCGCCCAGCTCATGATGGCGGCCGAACGCTGCGGCCAGCGCGGCGAGGCGCTCGCCGCCTACGCCCGGCTGCACCGGGCCATGGTGGAACAGCTCGGCCTCGAACCGTCGGAGCGGCTGCAACGGCTCCAGCGGGGGGCGCTGACCGGGGAGGAACGGCGCGCGGAAGCCCCCGCGGGCCCGCGCGCACGCCCCGCGCGCCCGGCCGCGGCGCCGTTCCAACTACCGCCTGCGCTGCGCGACTTCGTCGGGCGCCGCGGTGAGATAGACCGGGTCGAACGCGCGGTGCGGGGCGTCGGCTCCTCGTCCGGGGTGCGCATCGTGACGGTCACGGGCGGCCCGGGGGTGGGCAAGACCGAGGTCGCGCTCCAGGTGGCGCACCGCCTCCAGGGGGACTTCCCCGACGGCCAGCTCGGCGTGCGCCTGCACGGCGAGGACGGCGCCGCGCGGCACCCGGCGGAGACGCTCGAAGGGCTGCTGACGGCCGCCGGGTTCGACCGGCGCTCCCTGCCGCACCGGGCCGACGACCTGGCGGCGATGTTCCGCGGCTGGGCCGCGGCCCGGCGCTTCCTGCTGCTGCTCGACGACGCGGCGGGCAGCGACCAGGTGCTGCCGCTGCTGCCTGCGGGCGCCGACAACGTCGTGATCGTGACCTCGCGCTGCCGGTTCGCCGAACTGCCCGGCGCGGTGACCCCCGTGGAGCTCGGGCCGATGCCGCAGCCCGAGGCGCTGCGGCTGCTGACCCGGGTGGTGGGCGCCGAGCGCGCGGGCCGCGAACCCGAGGCCGCGGCGGCCGTCGCGGCCCGGTGCGAGGGGATGCCGGCCGCGATCCGGGCCGTCGGCAGCCGGATCGCCGCCTGGCCGAGCCGCGGCCTCGCGGACTTCGCCGCGCGGCTCGACGACGAGCGGCAGCGGCTTGAGGAGCTGAGCAGCCCGCACCTGAACGTCCGCCGCTACCTGATCCAGTCGGCCGCCCGGCTGCCGCGCGGCGCGCGCGAGGTGCTGACGGAGCTGAGCAGGACGGAGGAGACGGACGTCACCGTGGCCTACCTGGCCCGCCGCCTGCACCGCTCGGCCGGCTCGATCGAACGCTCGGTCGAGCTGCTGGCCGACTGCCACATGCTCACGCCGCTTCCCCGGGACGGCCGCCACGTGCTGCGTGTCGCGCCGCTGTTCCGCCTCGCGCTCGCCCTCGGCGCGCCGGAGCAGCGGTCGGAACCCGCCCCCGCGGGCCGGGACATGATGCTGCGCTACAGCGCGCGCGCCCGGCCGGTGCGCCGGCTCGCGCCGCTGCGCAGCGCCCTGCGGGGCGCCTGA
- a CDS encoding FAD-dependent oxidoreductase has protein sequence MTDNAATPARVTGAVHPGDTAYQDLSVRGLNKRFTATPEVFHVVTSTEDVVRVVRDAVANGRRIAVRSGGHGYENVAGDPAVRVVVDLGELREVSFDAERKAFAVEPGARLADVYRTLYEGWGVTIPAGDSATVGLGGHVAGGGFGSLSRAEGMAADHLLAVEVVVVDASGEVRAVVATRDPEDPHHDLWWAHTGGGGGNFGVVTRYWFRSPGATGDDPRTALPRPPATMLAGTVLFNRDALDRAAFRTLVANYGSWHEANSAPDSAGASLFGGLVLLGRPREGGDASMGAVGFAHVDGERPDAARLLDDYIAHLTAGLGDFPAVLPAEVLPWLDAKQALAQSQDAEIGRQKVKSAFLRRGYDEAEADTLYDYLDSGDHGHDTSLVALQSYGGRVNAVAPDATASAQRGSVIQVFLMNTWQDAADDAAGVDWMRRLFRDLYAKSGGVPVPGDDHEGCYINFPDTDMADPEWNTSGVPWEDLYYLGNAARLREIKAKWDPRGVFRHALSPRADD, from the coding sequence ATGACCGACAACGCCGCCACCCCGGCCCGCGTCACCGGCGCGGTCCACCCGGGCGACACCGCCTACCAGGACCTGTCCGTGCGCGGGCTCAACAAGCGGTTCACCGCCACGCCCGAGGTCTTCCACGTCGTCACCTCGACCGAGGACGTCGTGCGCGTGGTGCGCGACGCGGTCGCGAACGGCCGGCGGATCGCCGTGCGCAGCGGCGGCCACGGCTACGAGAACGTGGCCGGCGACCCGGCCGTGCGGGTCGTCGTCGACCTCGGCGAACTGCGCGAGGTGTCGTTCGACGCGGAGCGCAAGGCGTTCGCCGTCGAACCCGGCGCCCGGCTCGCCGACGTCTACCGCACCCTGTACGAGGGCTGGGGCGTGACCATACCGGCGGGCGACAGCGCGACCGTCGGCCTCGGCGGGCACGTCGCGGGCGGCGGCTTCGGCTCGCTCAGCCGCGCCGAGGGCATGGCGGCCGACCACCTGCTGGCCGTCGAGGTCGTCGTGGTCGACGCCTCGGGCGAGGTGCGCGCCGTGGTCGCCACCCGCGACCCCGAGGACCCCCACCACGACCTGTGGTGGGCCCACACCGGCGGCGGGGGCGGCAACTTCGGCGTCGTCACCCGCTACTGGTTCCGCTCCCCCGGCGCCACGGGCGACGACCCCCGCACGGCGCTGCCCCGGCCGCCGGCCACCATGCTCGCCGGCACCGTCCTGTTCAACCGCGACGCCCTGGACCGCGCCGCGTTCCGCACCCTGGTCGCCAACTACGGCAGCTGGCACGAGGCGAACAGCGCGCCCGACTCCGCCGGCGCCTCCCTGTTCGGGGGCCTCGTCCTGCTCGGCAGGCCCCGCGAGGGCGGCGACGCCTCGATGGGCGCCGTCGGCTTCGCGCACGTCGACGGCGAACGCCCCGACGCCGCGCGGCTTCTGGACGACTACATCGCCCACCTCACGGCGGGGCTCGGCGACTTCCCTGCCGTGCTGCCCGCCGAGGTGCTGCCCTGGCTGGACGCCAAGCAGGCGCTGGCCCAGTCCCAGGACGCGGAGATCGGCAGGCAGAAGGTCAAGTCGGCGTTCCTGCGGCGCGGTTACGACGAGGCCGAGGCCGACACGCTGTACGACTACCTCGACAGCGGCGACCACGGCCACGACACGAGCCTGGTGGCGCTCCAGTCCTACGGCGGGCGCGTCAACGCGGTGGCCCCCGACGCCACCGCGTCCGCCCAGCGCGGCTCCGTGATCCAGGTGTTCCTCATGAACACCTGGCAGGACGCGGCCGACGACGCCGCCGGCGTGGACTGGATGCGGCGCCTCTTCCGCGACCTGTACGCCAAGAGCGGCGGCGTGCCGGTGCCGGGCGATGACCACGAGGGCTGCTACATCAACTTCCCCGACACGGACATGGCCGACCCCGAGTGGAACACCTCGGGCGTGCCGTGGGAGGACCTGTACTACCTGGGCAACGCCGCGCGGCTGCGCGAGATCAAGGCGAAGTGGGACCCGCGCGGCGTGTTCCGGCACGCGCTCTCCCCGCGCGCGGACGACTGA
- a CDS encoding MFS transporter: MTSLDTPAPTADSGRSPVKGWLAVAAVTLGIFSLMTSELLPVGLLTPVGSDLDVSEGTAGLMVTVPGLVAAVSAPVVTVATGHIDRRIVLAVLIGLVGAANLASAFATSFAVVLLARFLVGISVGGFWSIAGGIALRLVPEKHVPRATAVIFGGVETASVFGVPLGTFIGDLSGWRTAFGVVGVLGLTSLACILFLMPKVPAERTITFGDLPKVFKGNAGVRIGITMTFLVITGHFVAYTFVRPILQDDGVDDSMIGVLLLVFGVAGICGNFIAGALIAKRLRQTVMGIAVLITVAMVLLALVGGSTLTASLILVVWGLGYGAVPVTFQSWILDAAPDATEAASSLYVSMFNLSIALGALFGGLAVDGIATESVLWIGAGLAILTLFVVGRDRGAKAPAAAG; the protein is encoded by the coding sequence GTGACCAGCCTCGACACCCCGGCGCCCACCGCCGACAGCGGCCGTTCACCCGTCAAGGGCTGGCTCGCCGTCGCCGCGGTGACGCTGGGGATCTTCTCCCTGATGACCTCGGAACTCCTGCCCGTCGGCCTGCTCACCCCGGTCGGCTCCGACCTCGACGTGTCGGAGGGCACCGCGGGCCTGATGGTGACCGTGCCAGGACTGGTCGCCGCGGTCTCGGCGCCCGTGGTCACCGTGGCCACCGGGCACATCGACCGCCGCATCGTGCTGGCCGTCCTGATCGGCCTGGTGGGCGCCGCGAACCTCGCCTCAGCCTTCGCGACCAGCTTCGCCGTCGTGCTCCTCGCCCGCTTCCTCGTCGGCATCAGCGTCGGCGGCTTCTGGTCCATCGCCGGCGGCATCGCCCTGCGCCTGGTGCCGGAGAAGCACGTCCCGCGCGCCACCGCGGTCATCTTCGGCGGCGTCGAGACGGCGTCCGTCTTCGGTGTGCCGCTCGGCACGTTCATCGGCGACCTCAGCGGGTGGCGCACCGCGTTCGGCGTCGTGGGCGTGCTCGGCCTCACCTCGCTCGCGTGCATCCTCTTCCTCATGCCGAAGGTCCCGGCCGAGCGGACCATCACCTTCGGCGACCTGCCGAAGGTGTTCAAGGGGAACGCCGGGGTGCGCATCGGCATCACGATGACGTTCCTCGTCATCACCGGCCACTTCGTCGCCTACACCTTCGTGCGGCCCATCCTCCAGGACGACGGCGTCGACGACAGCATGATCGGCGTGCTGCTCCTGGTGTTCGGCGTCGCGGGCATCTGCGGCAACTTCATCGCGGGCGCGCTGATCGCCAAGCGGCTGCGGCAGACCGTCATGGGCATCGCCGTGCTCATCACCGTCGCGATGGTGCTGCTCGCGCTGGTCGGGGGCAGCACCCTCACCGCGAGCCTGATCCTGGTCGTGTGGGGCCTGGGCTACGGCGCCGTGCCGGTCACCTTCCAGTCGTGGATCCTGGACGCCGCGCCCGACGCCACCGAGGCCGCGTCCTCGCTGTACGTCTCGATGTTCAACCTGTCCATCGCCCTGGGCGCGCTGTTCGGCGGCCTCGCGGTCGACGGCATCGCCACCGAGAGCGTGCTGTGGATCGGCGCCGGGCTCGCCATCCTCACGCTGTTCGTCGTCGGCCGGGACCGCGGCGCGAAGGCGCCGGCCGCCGCCGGATGA
- a CDS encoding carboxymuconolactone decarboxylase family protein has translation MTTFQVPERMNFSAVAPKVFKAVLALDAAARDGLDPVLLELVQIRASQINRCAYCIDYHTSDARKAGETEERIYQLSAWEESSLFTEAERAALALTEAVTLLPQGVHDDVYDEAAKHFGEKELAQLIALIFTTNAWNRMNVTTRKTPGTE, from the coding sequence ATGACTACGTTCCAGGTGCCCGAGCGCATGAACTTCTCGGCCGTCGCCCCCAAGGTGTTCAAGGCCGTCCTCGCCCTCGACGCCGCCGCGCGCGACGGACTCGACCCCGTCCTCCTCGAACTGGTGCAGATCCGCGCCAGCCAGATCAACCGGTGCGCCTACTGCATCGACTACCACACCTCCGACGCCCGCAAGGCCGGCGAGACCGAGGAGCGCATCTACCAGCTCTCGGCCTGGGAGGAGTCCAGCCTCTTCACCGAGGCCGAGCGCGCGGCCCTGGCCCTCACCGAGGCCGTCACCCTGCTGCCCCAGGGCGTGCACGACGACGTCTACGACGAGGCGGCCAAGCACTTCGGCGAGAAGGAACTGGCCCAGCTCATCGCCCTGATCTTCACCACCAACGCGTGGAACCGCATGAACGTGACCACGCGCAAGACCCCCGGCACCGAGTAA